GGCCACGAGAGCGAGGAGGAGTCCCACCGACTGGACACGTAGGTTCATCCCGGATGGCGACGCACCTCGTCACATGCCGGCGATAGATTCGGGCCCGAAATCAGCAGACGGAAACGGGGCGTTCGGGCAAGGACAACGCTTAACCGACGGGTTCGCCTGTTGCTGGATACGATGGGCGTAATCGAGGACGTGTACGAGGACCTCGACACCGACGTTGATTTCGAGGAGTTCGAGGCCGCCGTACACGACAAGGTCGAGCAGATGGGGGGGCTGGCCGACGAGGAGACGGCAGCGATGCTCATCGCTCACGAACTCGAAGACGAGGAGGTGAGCGGTGTCGCCGACATCGACCCCGAGATGAACGAGGTGAAGTTCCTCGCGAAGGTGATCGGCGTCGGCGACTTGCGGACGTTCGAACGCGACGACGCGGAGGACGAGGACGCCGAGGAGGGCCGCGTCATCAACGTCGACGTGGCCGACGAGACCGGGCAGGTCCGCGTCTCCTTCTGGGACCGGATGGCCCAGTCGGTCGACGACGGCGAAGTCGCTGTCGGCGACGTGCTTCGCATCAAGGGCCGTCCGCAGGAGGGGTACAGCGGCATCGAGGTCAGCGCCGACCAAGCCGAGGTCGACGAGGAGGCGGAAATCGACATCCAGATTCAGGACACCTACCAGATCGACGACCTCTCGCTCGGCCTCTCGGACGTGAACCTTCGTGGGCGCGTGCTCGCGACGGACTCGGTGCGGACCTTCGACCGCGACGACGGCTCCGAGGGTCGCGTCGCCAACCTGACCATCGGCGACGAGACCGGTCGCGTCCGGGTGACGCTGTGGGACGAGCGAGCGGACCGGGCCACGGAGCTCGACACCGGCACCTCCGTCGAGGTGGTCGACGGCTACGTCCGCGAACGCGACGGCGACCTCGAACTCCACGTCGGCTCTCGGGGCGCTGTCGAGGAAATCGAGGACGCGGTCCACTACGACCCCGAGACGACCGACATCGCGGACCTCGAACTCGAACAGACGGCCGACATCGCGGGCGGCGTCATCGAGACGGACCAGAAGCGGACGTTCGACCGCGACGACGGCTCGGAGGGGCAGGTTCGGAACGTCCGCATCAAAGACGAGACGGGCGACATTCGCGTCGCGCTCTGGGGCGAAAAGGCCGACTTTGACGTTGACCTCGCGGACTACCTCGTCGTCACCGACGCCGAGATTCAGGAGGGGTGGCAAGACGACCTGGAAGCCTCGGCTGGGTGGCGCGCGACGGTGACCGTCACCGACCCGCCGAGCGACGCGCCGGGGACGGACGACGCGGGCGGCGCCGACGCTGGCGGCCAGGACGGCAACGCGGGCCTCGGTGCCTTCGGCGACGACGGCGGCAGTGGAGCGGCCGGCGGCGAGGCAGCGACCGTCGCGGCAGAGACGGCCGACCCGGACGACGGCGAGACGGTCCAGTTCACGGGGACGGTCGTCCAGGCCGGGAATCCGGTCGTCCTCGACGACGGCACCGAGACGCGGAGCGTCGAGACGGAGGCCGACCTCCGACTGGGCGAGGAGGTCACGGTTCGCGGCCAGATTCACGACGGCCGCATCGACGCCGACGAAGTGCGGTAATATTCGCGGCGAGACGGCCACTCGGCCGACGGAAAGGATTATACGCGCCACGTACCCCTATCGGGGTATGAGCGTCGAGTTACCGTTCGCCCCGGTAGACACGATCATTCGTCGGAACGCGGGTGACCTGCGGGTGAGCGCGGACGCGGCGGAGGAACTCGCCCGGCGCATCCAGCGCCACGGGGCGGAACTCGCCGTCGACGCGGCGGAGGCGGCGACGGGGGACGGCCGGAAGACGCTGATGGCTGCCGACTTCGGCGTCGAGCAGGTGGTCGACCGTGACTCCCTCGAGCTCCCCGTCGCACCGGTCGACCGCATCGCCCGCCTCGACATCGGTGACAGCTATCGCGTCTCGATGGATGCCCGCATCGCACTCGCCGACATCTTGGAGGACTACGCGGACAACGTCGCCGCGGCGGCGGCGACGCTTGCCAACCACGCCGACCGGCGGACCATCCAGGCCGAAGACATCGAGACGTATTTCGCGCTCTTCGAATAGATGCAGTTCGGCTACAGCGACACCTGTCTCGACCACGATACGGGCGAACGCCACCCGGAGACTGCCGACCGGTTGCGCGCCATCCGCCGGCAGCTCTCTCGGCGCCACGGCGTCACCTACGTCGACGCCGACCCCGCGTCGGTCGAGGCGGTCACCGCTGTTCACGACGCCGCGTACGTCGAGGAGGTCCGCGAATTCTCCGCGGACGGCGGCGGCGACTGGGACACCGACACCGTCGCCTCCGAGGGTACGTGGGACGCCGCACTCAAGAGCGCCGGCCTCGCCCAGTGGGCCGCCGAACGCGCCCTCGCCGGCGACGACGGCCGCGATACACCCTTCTCCATCGGGCGCCCGCCCGGCCACCACGCGACCATCGACGACGCGATGGGCTTTTGCTTTGTCAACAACGTCGCCGTCGCCGCCCAGTCCGTCCTCGACGACGGGTCGGCGACGCGCGTCGCCGTCTTCGACTGGGACGTCCACCACGGCAACGGCACGCAGGACATCTTCTACGACCGCGACGACGTGTTCTACGCCTCGATTCACGAGGAGGGACTGTATCCGGGTACCGGCGCACTCGAGGAGACGGGAGAGGGCCAAGGAGAGGGCGCGACGCTCAACGTCCCCCTCGC
This DNA window, taken from Haloplanus vescus, encodes the following:
- a CDS encoding single-stranded DNA binding protein, which codes for MGVIEDVYEDLDTDVDFEEFEAAVHDKVEQMGGLADEETAAMLIAHELEDEEVSGVADIDPEMNEVKFLAKVIGVGDLRTFERDDAEDEDAEEGRVINVDVADETGQVRVSFWDRMAQSVDDGEVAVGDVLRIKGRPQEGYSGIEVSADQAEVDEEAEIDIQIQDTYQIDDLSLGLSDVNLRGRVLATDSVRTFDRDDGSEGRVANLTIGDETGRVRVTLWDERADRATELDTGTSVEVVDGYVRERDGDLELHVGSRGAVEEIEDAVHYDPETTDIADLELEQTADIAGGVIETDQKRTFDRDDGSEGQVRNVRIKDETGDIRVALWGEKADFDVDLADYLVVTDAEIQEGWQDDLEASAGWRATVTVTDPPSDAPGTDDAGGADAGGQDGNAGLGAFGDDGGSGAAGGEAATVAAETADPDDGETVQFTGTVVQAGNPVVLDDGTETRSVETEADLRLGEEVTVRGQIHDGRIDADEVR
- a CDS encoding histone family protein; translation: MSVELPFAPVDTIIRRNAGDLRVSADAAEELARRIQRHGAELAVDAAEAATGDGRKTLMAADFGVEQVVDRDSLELPVAPVDRIARLDIGDSYRVSMDARIALADILEDYADNVAAAAATLANHADRRTIQAEDIETYFALFE
- a CDS encoding histone deacetylase family protein, translated to MQFGYSDTCLDHDTGERHPETADRLRAIRRQLSRRHGVTYVDADPASVEAVTAVHDAAYVEEVREFSADGGGDWDTDTVASEGTWDAALKSAGLAQWAAERALAGDDGRDTPFSIGRPPGHHATIDDAMGFCFVNNVAVAAQSVLDDGSATRVAVFDWDVHHGNGTQDIFYDRDDVFYASIHEEGLYPGTGALEETGEGQGEGATLNVPLASGAGDADYLLAFEQAIRPAFARFDPDLVLVSAGFDAHRHDPISRMRVSTEGYARLTDRIRTLADDVGAGLGFVLEGGYGLDTLSESVATIHETFDGRDPLEDDGDASEDTTDLLATVRARHGLA